A window from Gopherus flavomarginatus isolate rGopFla2 chromosome 4, rGopFla2.mat.asm, whole genome shotgun sequence encodes these proteins:
- the NSL1 gene encoding kinetochore-associated protein NSL1 homolog, with the protein MAASPARPGAMEAAAKEPEPPLSPSPALQETRVRCCSKRWVGEVLGLCAPYVRALADGQPGELGAESREQALRDALWNFETAVQENITINGHPWQETSDEAELQNGSDIKILEDQFDELIVETATKRKQCPRKILVHVIKTMKAEQEMLKLYQPVVKQKEIKPEPSQASHMANLRQVTGVTSKQISEAMKSLPALIERAEGFSQALALQPILELCKLRQEVFAGCEAKEENKIQSFLTQVEVTPAETAASKNSNAILKRKRTTDSPQMKYYPLRRRITLNT; encoded by the exons ATGGCGGCAAGCCCGGCCCGGCCAGGAGCGATGGAGGCGGCGGCGAAGGAGCCGGAGCCGCCGCTATCGCCATCCCCGGCCCTCCAGGAAACGCGCGTCCGCTGCTGCTCGAAGCGCTGGGTGGgcgaggtgctggggctgtgcgcCCCCTACGTGCGGGCGCTGGCCGACGGGCAGCCCGGCGAGCTCGGGGCCGAGAGCCGGGAGCAGGCGCTGCGGGACGCGCTGTGG AACTTTGAAACAGCAGTTCAAGAGAATATTACCATTAATGGACACCCATGGCAGGAAACTTCAGATGAAGCTGAGCTTCAGAATG GTTCTGACATCAAAATCCTCGAGGATCAGTTTGATGAACTTATAGTAGAGACAGCTACAAAGCGTAAGCAGTGTCCCAGAAAGATATTAGTACATGTAATCAAAACCATGAAAGCAGAGCAAGAAATGTTG AAGCTCTACCAGCCTGTTGTAAAGCAAAAAGAGATAAAGCCTGAGCCCTCTCAAG CTTCTCACATGGCAAATCTTAGGCAGGTAACAGGGGTCACATCCAAGCAGATTAGTGAAGCAATGAAG tcCCTACCAGCATTGATAGAAAGAGCAGAGGGATTTTCCCAAGCGTTAGCTTTGCAGCCCATCTTAGAGCTATGCAAGCTTCGCCAAGAAGTCTTTGCTGGCTGTGAGGctaaggaagaaaataaaatccaAAGCTTTCTAACACAAGTGGAAGTCACACCAGCAGAGACTGCTGCTAGTAAAAATTCTAATGCTATCCTGAAAAGAAAGAGAACCACAGATTCACCACAGATGAAATACTACCCGCTGCGACGAAGAATTACGTTGAATACATGA
- the TATDN3 gene encoding putative deoxyribonuclease TATDN3 isoform X2 has translation MEAAGPVDCHCHLAAPDFERDIEDVLKEAKKAKVLALVAVAEHSGEFEKIIQLSKRYPGFVLPCLGVHPVQGIPPEEQCSVTLKDLDAALPLIELYKDRLLAIGEVGLDFTPRFASTDEQKQEQRQVLTKQIQLAKRLDLPLNVHSRSAGRPTISLLKEQGAERVLLHAFDGRPSVAMEGVKAGYFFSIPPSIIRSEQQKLVKQLPLECMCLETDSPALGPEKQVRNEPKNIFIAAEYIAKMKGIPVEEVIEVTTQNALKLFPKLQKFLWK, from the exons ATGGAGGCCGCGGGGCCGGTGGATTGTCACTGCCACCTCGCGGCGCCGGACTTTGAGCGG GATATTGAGGATGTATTGAAAGAAGCAAAGAAG GCTAAAGTTTTGGCCCTTGTGGCAGTTGCTGAACACTCAGGAGAATTTGAAAAAATTATCCAGCTTTCGAAAAG GTACCCAGGGTTTGTCTTGCCATGTTTGGGAGTTCATCCAGTTCAAGGTATTCCACCAGAGGAACAATGCAGTGTTACTTTAAAG GACCTGGATGCTGCATTGCCACTTATAGAACTCTATAAAGATAGATTGTTGGCAATCGGAGAG GTTGGACTAGATTTCACTCCCAGATTTGCCAGCACTGATGAACAGAAGCAAGAGCAAAGACAAGTCTTGACCAAACAGATTCAATTAGCAAAAAGACTGGATTTGCCTTT AAACGTCCATTCTCGTTCAGCTGGAAGACCAACCATTAGCCTCCTAAAAGAACAAG GTGCTGAAAGGGTGTTGCTCCATGCATTTGATGGGAGGCCATCTGTGGCGATGGAAGGAGTGAAGGCTGGATATTTCTTCTCCATTCCTCCTTCCATTATAAGAAGTGAACAG CAGAAGCTTGTGAAACAGTTGCCCTTAGAATGTATGTGCTTAGAAACCGACTCTCCTGCACTAGGTCCTGAAAAACAG GTGAGAAATGAACCAAAGAATATTTTCATTGCTGCTGAGTATATTGCCAAAATGAAAGGAATCCCAGTGGAAGAAGTTATAGAAGTGACGACGCAGAATGCACTGAAACTGTTTCCCAAACTTCAGAAATTTCTCTGGAAATAG
- the TATDN3 gene encoding putative deoxyribonuclease TATDN3 isoform X1 codes for MEAAGPVDCHCHLAAPDFERDIEDVLKEAKKAKVLALVAVAEHSGEFEKIIQLSKRYPGFVLPCLGVHPVQGIPPEEQCSVTLKDLDAALPLIELYKDRLLAIGEVGLDFTPRFASTDEQKQEQRQVLTKQIQLAKRLDLPLNVHSRSAGRPTISLLKEQGAERVLLHAFDGRPSVAMEGVKAGYFFSIPPSIIRSEQKQKLVKQLPLECMCLETDSPALGPEKQVRNEPKNIFIAAEYIAKMKGIPVEEVIEVTTQNALKLFPKLQKFLWK; via the exons ATGGAGGCCGCGGGGCCGGTGGATTGTCACTGCCACCTCGCGGCGCCGGACTTTGAGCGG GATATTGAGGATGTATTGAAAGAAGCAAAGAAG GCTAAAGTTTTGGCCCTTGTGGCAGTTGCTGAACACTCAGGAGAATTTGAAAAAATTATCCAGCTTTCGAAAAG GTACCCAGGGTTTGTCTTGCCATGTTTGGGAGTTCATCCAGTTCAAGGTATTCCACCAGAGGAACAATGCAGTGTTACTTTAAAG GACCTGGATGCTGCATTGCCACTTATAGAACTCTATAAAGATAGATTGTTGGCAATCGGAGAG GTTGGACTAGATTTCACTCCCAGATTTGCCAGCACTGATGAACAGAAGCAAGAGCAAAGACAAGTCTTGACCAAACAGATTCAATTAGCAAAAAGACTGGATTTGCCTTT AAACGTCCATTCTCGTTCAGCTGGAAGACCAACCATTAGCCTCCTAAAAGAACAAG GTGCTGAAAGGGTGTTGCTCCATGCATTTGATGGGAGGCCATCTGTGGCGATGGAAGGAGTGAAGGCTGGATATTTCTTCTCCATTCCTCCTTCCATTATAAGAAGTGAACAG AAGCAGAAGCTTGTGAAACAGTTGCCCTTAGAATGTATGTGCTTAGAAACCGACTCTCCTGCACTAGGTCCTGAAAAACAG GTGAGAAATGAACCAAAGAATATTTTCATTGCTGCTGAGTATATTGCCAAAATGAAAGGAATCCCAGTGGAAGAAGTTATAGAAGTGACGACGCAGAATGCACTGAAACTGTTTCCCAAACTTCAGAAATTTCTCTGGAAATAG
- the TATDN3 gene encoding putative deoxyribonuclease TATDN3 isoform X3 produces MEAAGPVDCHCHLAAPDFERDIEDVLKEAKKAKVLALVAVAEHSGEFEKIIQLSKRYPGFVLPCLGVHPVQGIPPEEQCSVTLKDLDAALPLIELYKDRLLAIGEVGLDFTPRFASTDEQKQEQRQVLTKQIQLAKRLDLPLNVHSRSAGRPTISLLKEQGAERVLLHAFDGRPSVAMEGVKAGYFFSIPPSIIRSEQVRNEPKNIFIAAEYIAKMKGIPVEEVIEVTTQNALKLFPKLQKFLWK; encoded by the exons ATGGAGGCCGCGGGGCCGGTGGATTGTCACTGCCACCTCGCGGCGCCGGACTTTGAGCGG GATATTGAGGATGTATTGAAAGAAGCAAAGAAG GCTAAAGTTTTGGCCCTTGTGGCAGTTGCTGAACACTCAGGAGAATTTGAAAAAATTATCCAGCTTTCGAAAAG GTACCCAGGGTTTGTCTTGCCATGTTTGGGAGTTCATCCAGTTCAAGGTATTCCACCAGAGGAACAATGCAGTGTTACTTTAAAG GACCTGGATGCTGCATTGCCACTTATAGAACTCTATAAAGATAGATTGTTGGCAATCGGAGAG GTTGGACTAGATTTCACTCCCAGATTTGCCAGCACTGATGAACAGAAGCAAGAGCAAAGACAAGTCTTGACCAAACAGATTCAATTAGCAAAAAGACTGGATTTGCCTTT AAACGTCCATTCTCGTTCAGCTGGAAGACCAACCATTAGCCTCCTAAAAGAACAAG GTGCTGAAAGGGTGTTGCTCCATGCATTTGATGGGAGGCCATCTGTGGCGATGGAAGGAGTGAAGGCTGGATATTTCTTCTCCATTCCTCCTTCCATTATAAGAAGTGAACAG GTGAGAAATGAACCAAAGAATATTTTCATTGCTGCTGAGTATATTGCCAAAATGAAAGGAATCCCAGTGGAAGAAGTTATAGAAGTGACGACGCAGAATGCACTGAAACTGTTTCCCAAACTTCAGAAATTTCTCTGGAAATAG